The Triticum dicoccoides isolate Atlit2015 ecotype Zavitan chromosome 6A, WEW_v2.0, whole genome shotgun sequence genome has a window encoding:
- the LOC119318539 gene encoding 3-ketoacyl-CoA thiolase 2, peroxisomal-like, with protein MEKAIDRQRVLLAHLLPSASSQAQLSASACAAGDSAAYQRSSCFGDDVVIVAAYRTPICKAKRGGFKDTYPEDLLTPVLKAVLDKTGINPAQIGDVVVGTVLGPGSQRAIECRTASLLAGIPETVPVRTVNRQCSSGLQAVADVAAAIKAGFYDIGIGAGLESMSVNSVGWEGQVNPRVIELQKAQDCLLPMGITSENVAQRYGVTREEQDKAAVESHARAAAATASGKFKDEIISVHTKLIDPKTGEEKKVVISVDDGIRPGTTLSGLAKLKTVFKKDGTTTAGNSSQVSDGAGAVLLMKRSVAVSKGLPILGVFRSFAAVGVDPAVMGVGPAVAIPAAVKSAGLDIDDIDLFELNEAFASQFVYCCNKLGLDRSKVNVNGGAIAMGHPLGATGARCISTLLNEMKRRGRDCRFGVVTMCIGSGMGAAAVFERGDSVDELSNVRHIQSHNFLSKDAAK; from the exons ATGGAGAAGGCGATCGACCGGCAGCGCGTGCTCCTCGCGCACCTCCTCCCCTCCGCATCCAGCCAGGCCCAGctatcc GCGTCGGCGTGCGCGGCCGGGGACAGCGCCGCCTACCAGCGGAGCTCCTGCTTCGGGGACGACGTCGTCATCGTCGC TGCCTACCGGACGCCGATATGCAAGGCCAAGCGAGGGGGCTTCAAGGACACCTACCCGGAGGACCTTCTTACCCCAGTTCTCAAG GCTGTTCTGGACAAAACTGGAATCAACCCAGCTCAAATCGGCGATGTTGTGGTCGGGACGGTGCTAGGCCCAGGTTCTCAGCGTGCGATTGAGTGCAGGACTGCATCTCTGTTGGCCGGAATTCCTG AGACCGTTCCTGTGAGAACTGTGAACCGCCAATGCTCATCGGGGCTACAGGCAGTAGCAGATGTTGCTGCTGCTATAAAAGCTGGTTTCTATGACATCG GGATTGGTGCAGGTCTTGAATCCATGTCGGTGAACTCCGTTGGTTGGGAAGGCCAAGTAAACCCAAGA GTCATTGAACTACAGAAAGCACAGGATTGTCTTCTACCCATGGGAATAACATCTGAAAATGTTGCTCAGCGATACGGTGTAACCAGAGAAGAGCAAGATAAGGCTGCT GTTGAGTCTCATGCGAGAGCTGCTGCAGCCACGGCTTCCGGAAAGTTCAAGGATGAGATTATTTCAGTGCATACAAAG CTTATTGACCCCAAAACTGGAGAGGAAAAGAAAGTTGTGATATCAGTTGATGATGGGATTAGGCCAGGGACCACGCTATCTGGATTGGCCAAGCTTAAGACAGTTTTTAAGAAGGATGGGACTACAACTGCAG GTAATTCTAGCCAAGTGAGTGATGGCGCTGGAGCTGTTCTTCTCATGAAGAGATCTGTAGCGGTGAGCAAGGGGCTCCCTATACTTGGCGTTTTCAG GAGTTTCGCTGCTGTTGGAGTGGATCCAGCTGTTATGGGCGTCGGTCCTGCGGTCGCCATACCTGCTGCAGTCAAGTCTGCTGGCCTTGACATTGACGACATTGATCTCTTTGAATTGAATGAG GCCTTTGCCTCCCAATTTGTCTACTGCTGCAACAAGCTGGGCCTCGACCGGTCAAAGGTGAACGTGAACGGAGGAGCCATCGCTATGGGGCATCCTCTTGGCGCAACAG GTGCCCGGTGCATCTCGACCCTTCTGAACGAAATGAAGCGCCGGGGCAGGGACTGCAGATTCGGCGTGGTGACCATGTGCATCG GGTCCGGCATGGGCGCGGCGGCCGTGTTCGAGCGGGGCGACTCGGTGGACGAGCTCTCCAACGTGCGCCACATCCAGTCGCACAACTTCCTGTCCAAGGATGCTGCAAAGTAG
- the LOC119318541 gene encoding auxin-responsive protein IAA10-like isoform X1, producing MRGPGGGVGPAAAAFGPGEPPPAAEEVVEENSGGEEEEEDGLELGLYLGSRKQQLPVTPAPCRILTARDLQPAAALSPDSSVSSSSPAAAKPEEGPAPAASPGILASGHPQSSFGVVGWPPIRTFRMNSLFGQAKDNASDAETKKAAADESGSRKDKEEGEKKGRVPGWVKVNMDGEVIGRKVDLNAHRSYKTLALALEIMFTKPSAGLCASNSTKSLKLLENSCEYQMTYEDRDGDWMLVGDVPWEMFVGSVKRLRIMRTSDASGLGPRFQANHRTAASTRGRS from the exons ATGCGAGGGCCAGGAGGAGGAGTTGGGCCcgcggcggcggcgttcggcccCGGCGAGCCGCCCCCGGccgcggaggaggtggtggaggagaactccggcggggaggaggaggaggaggatgggctcGAGCTGGGGCTCTACCTCGGCTCCAGGAAGCAGCAGCTGCCGGTGACGCCGGCGCCGTGCCGTATCCTGACGGCCAGGGACCTGCAGCCGGCGGCCGCGCTGTCCCCGGACTCCTCcgtgtcctcctcctcccccgccgcgGCCAAGCCGGAGGAGGGCCccgcgcccgccgcctcgccggggatcctcgcctccggccaccctcagAG CAGCTTTGGAGTGGTGGGATGGCCACCAATAAGAACATTCAGGATGAACAGCCTGTTCGGCCAGGCGAAAGACAATGCCTCCGATGCCGAAaccaagaaggccgccgccgatgaGTCCGGCTCACGGAAAGACAAGGAGGAGGGCGAGAAGAAGGGCCGGGTGCCCGGGTGGGTGAAGGTGAACATGGATGGGGAGGTCATTGGGAGGAAGGTGGACCTCAACGCCCATCGCTCCTACAAGACCCTTGCCTTGGCCCTTGAGATCATGTTCACCAAGCCATCCGCCGGTCTTTGCGCCTCTA ATAGCACGAAGTCTCTGAAGCTGTTAGAAAACTCTTGTGAATACCAGATGACATACGAAGACAGGGATGGTGACTGGATGCTTGTTGGAGATGTCCCTTGGGA AATGTTTGTTGGCTCCGTGAAGAGGCTAAGGATCATGAGGACATCGGACGCCAGTGGTCTCG GGCCACGGTTTCAAGCCAACCACAGAACCGCGGCCTCGACAAGAGGGAGATCATGA
- the LOC119318541 gene encoding auxin-responsive protein IAA10-like isoform X2, producing MRGPGGGVGPAAAAFGPGEPPPAAEEVVEENSGGEEEEEDGLELGLYLGSRKQQLPVTPAPCRILTARDLQPAAALSPDSSVSSSSPAAAKPEEGPAPAASPGILASGHPQSFGVVGWPPIRTFRMNSLFGQAKDNASDAETKKAAADESGSRKDKEEGEKKGRVPGWVKVNMDGEVIGRKVDLNAHRSYKTLALALEIMFTKPSAGLCASNSTKSLKLLENSCEYQMTYEDRDGDWMLVGDVPWEMFVGSVKRLRIMRTSDASGLGPRFQANHRTAASTRGRS from the exons ATGCGAGGGCCAGGAGGAGGAGTTGGGCCcgcggcggcggcgttcggcccCGGCGAGCCGCCCCCGGccgcggaggaggtggtggaggagaactccggcggggaggaggaggaggaggatgggctcGAGCTGGGGCTCTACCTCGGCTCCAGGAAGCAGCAGCTGCCGGTGACGCCGGCGCCGTGCCGTATCCTGACGGCCAGGGACCTGCAGCCGGCGGCCGCGCTGTCCCCGGACTCCTCcgtgtcctcctcctcccccgccgcgGCCAAGCCGGAGGAGGGCCccgcgcccgccgcctcgccggggatcctcgcctccggccaccctcagAG CTTTGGAGTGGTGGGATGGCCACCAATAAGAACATTCAGGATGAACAGCCTGTTCGGCCAGGCGAAAGACAATGCCTCCGATGCCGAAaccaagaaggccgccgccgatgaGTCCGGCTCACGGAAAGACAAGGAGGAGGGCGAGAAGAAGGGCCGGGTGCCCGGGTGGGTGAAGGTGAACATGGATGGGGAGGTCATTGGGAGGAAGGTGGACCTCAACGCCCATCGCTCCTACAAGACCCTTGCCTTGGCCCTTGAGATCATGTTCACCAAGCCATCCGCCGGTCTTTGCGCCTCTA ATAGCACGAAGTCTCTGAAGCTGTTAGAAAACTCTTGTGAATACCAGATGACATACGAAGACAGGGATGGTGACTGGATGCTTGTTGGAGATGTCCCTTGGGA AATGTTTGTTGGCTCCGTGAAGAGGCTAAGGATCATGAGGACATCGGACGCCAGTGGTCTCG GGCCACGGTTTCAAGCCAACCACAGAACCGCGGCCTCGACAAGAGGGAGATCATGA
- the LOC119318542 gene encoding 50S ribosomal protein L13-like: MWRSRARALLLLRSSAPSSAPPQQNPLRSLARAPPPPPRLLSRFLSSSSQKAPPAASPPSSSSPGAAPGSAAPPAYTGNLKKALAGLRRIDLEGLRWRVFDAKGQVLGRLASQIAVVLQGKDKPTYAPHVEAGDMCIVLNAKDICVTGRKMTDKIYYWHTGYIGHLKERKLKDQMAKDPTEVIRKAVMRMLPRNKLRDDRDRKLRIFAEGEHPFHDRPLEPFIMPPRQVREMRPRARRAMIRAQKKDQDREAKKAEGEAAKNGKAAVAA, from the exons atgtggcGTTCGCGAGCTCGCGCTCTCCTCCTGCTCCGCTCGTCCGCCCCCAGTTCGGCACCGCCGCAGCAGAATCCACTTCGGAGCTTGGCCCGAGCCCCGCCCCCGCCGCCACGCCTTCTCTCCcgcttcctctcctcctcctcccagaAGGCCCCGCCGGCCGCCTCCCCTCCCTCGTCTTCCTCGCCCGGCGCCGCGCCCGGATCCGCTGCACCGCCGGCCTACACCGGAAACCTGAAG AAAGCACTTGCAGGGTTGAGGAGAATTGATTTAGAAGGGTTGCGGTGGCGTGTTTTTGATGCAAAGGGCCAG GTACTTGGACGGTTGGCATCCCAAATAGCTGTTGTGCTTCAAGGCAAGGACAAGCCAACCTATGCACCTCATGTGGAAGCTGGAGACATGTGTATTGTTCTTAATGCGAAAGATATCTGTGTTACAGGAAGAAAAATGACTGACAAAATTTACTACTGGCATACAGG GTATATTGGCCATCTCAAGGAAAGAAAGCTCAAGGACCAGATGGCAAAAGACCCAACTGAAGTGATCCGTAAAGCTGTCATGCGCATGCTTCCCCGCAATAAATTGCGTGAT GATAGGGATCGTAAGCTGAGGATATTTGCTGAAGGCGAGCATCCGTTTCACGACCGGCCTCTCGAGCCTTTCATCATGCCGCCACGGCAAGTGCGTGAGATGCGCCCCCGGGCAAGACGTGCGATGATAAGGGCACAGAAGAAGGATCAGGACAGGGAAGCTAAGAAAGCCGAGGGAGAAGCAGCTAAGAATGGCAAAGCTGCGGTCGCTGCATAA
- the LOC119318540 gene encoding probable voltage-gated potassium channel subunit beta, translating to MQYNNLGRSGLRVSQLSYGAWVTFGNQLDVKEAKSLLQACRDAGVNFFDNAEVYANGRAEEIMGQAIRDLGWRRADVVISTKLFWGGQGPNDKGLSRKHIVEGLKASLKRLDMEYVDVVYCHRPDATTPIEETVRAMNWVIDQGWAFYWGTSEWTAQQITEAWGVANRLDLVGPIVEQPEYNLFSRHKVESEFVPLYSTYGIGLTTWSPLASGVLTGKYSKGNIPAESRFALDNYKNLANRSLVDDTLRKVNGLKPIASELGVSMAQLGIAWCASNPNVSSVITGATKESQIVENMKALEVVPLLTPEVLEKIEAVVQSKPKRLESYR from the exons ATGCAGTACAACAACCTGGGCCGGTCGGGCCTGCGGGTGAGCCAGCTCTCCTACGGGGCCTGGGTGACCTTCGGCAACCAGCTGGACGTCAAGGAGGCCAAGTCCCTCCTCCAGGCCTGCCGGGATGCGGGGGTCAACTTCTTCGACAACGCCGAGGTCTACGCCAACGGCCGCGCGGAGGAGATCATGGGGCAGGCGATCCGGGACCTGGGCTGGCGCCGCGCCGACGTCGTCATCTCCACCAAGCTCTTCTGGGGCGGCCAGGGCCCCAACGACAAGGGCCTCTCCCGCAAGCACATCGTCGAGGGCCTCAAGGCCTCGCTCAAGCGGCTCGACATGGAGTACGTCGACGTCGTGTACTGCCACCGGCCCGACGCGACGACGCCGATCGAGGAGACGGTGCGGGCCATGAACTGGGTGATCGATCAGGGGTGGGCGTTCTACTGGGGCACGAGCGAGTGGACCGCGCAGCAGATCACCGAGGCCTGGGGGGTGGCGAACCGGCTCGACCTCGTCGGGCCCATCGTCGAGCAGCCCGAGTACAACCTCTTCTCCCGCCACAAG GTTGAGTCTGAGTTTGTACCTCTCTACAGTACTTATGGCATTGGGTTGACTACATGGAGCCCTCTAGCTTCAGGTGTTCTCACCGGGAAGTATAGCAAAGGGAATATACCTGCTGAAAGTCGGTTTGCCCTAGATAATTACAAG AACCTGGCCAACAGGTCTTTGGTTGACGACACGCTTAGAAAAGTGAACGGGCTCAAACCCATCGCTTCGGAGCTCGGCGTCTCGATGGCCCAGCTGGGCATCGCGTGGTGCGCGTCGAACCCCAACGTGTCGTCCGTGATCACTGGAGCCACCAAAGAGAGCCAG ATCGTGGAGAACATGAAGGCCCTGGAGGTCGTCCCGCTGCTGACCCCGGAGGTCCTGGAGAAGATCGAGGCGGTCGTCCAGAGCAAGCCGAAGCGCCTCGAGTCATACAGATGA
- the LOC119318538 gene encoding telomere-binding protein 1-like — MVFRKKSEGGSVVRRPRKPRDTTLAPVKRSARLKKKQMYALDLLATVAESLSSDEDDYSTESDQDGAEASHNSDRIAVKSEQFDEAPQLNSTALENDCSRGYTVGCDGICASLGQTSIRKTEDLSTQNVADTVEGSLIEKADADNLLTQNIADAAAEPLIEKKPDVFAEGSLVSCTKPSLLDCGLGTIPEYGTIGVCHPCFPTSADVKQVHQATPAIIRSLVDGNAAALHGLVDTMDLDVKPSVLNSESSSGVHLGGHDNGHKASPLYPVQVQHAADIDNDEKSTRCVLPSTSGSKGGYLSYKGDCRTRRLLSTRMRKAARNKMCGELPNKGSKFCGKKISATRRRAQMQRMLKTKKVVECYSAQPSDEGVLTETSGTSCSRGGQDPTCASESSQRKPCASEGCNVKFIIKSFNIPELSIEVPENATVGSLKRIVMDAVTSKIEGSLSVSVLLQGKIIQDDNKTLHQAGICHGAKPDSIGFTLECEAKQDSRPSGLAPEEMDSAGPSVVNPLSKIKFEQPFISCTLGDYPYEGAAQVRSEICQAIVPYGTSNPDALAIVPVVPRSRQRDFGQRRKRRPFSVAEVELLVEAVELLGFGRWKNVKNHAFRDNEERTYVDLKDKWKNLVHTASIPPQLRRGRAIPPQDLLDRVLAAQAYWTVHHAKRDEEEGRD, encoded by the exons ATGGTGTTCCGGAAGAAGTCCGAGGGAGGATCCGTCGTCCGGCGACCTCGCAAGCCACGGGACACGACTCTGGCTCCG GTGAAGCGCTCCGCGAGGTTAAAGAAAAAGCAGATGTATGCTCTTGATCTGCTCGCCACAGTTGCAGAATCCTTGTCCTCAGATGAGGATGATTATTCCACCGAAAGCGACCAAGATGGAGCGGAAGCAAGTCATAATTCAGACAGAATAGCTGTTAAATCAGAACAATTTGATGAAGCCCCGCAGCTCAATAGCACAGCATTGGAGAATGATTGCTCCAGAGGATATACAGTGGGCTGTGATGGTATCTGTGCCTCTCTTGGACAAACTAGCATACGCAAGACAGAGGACTTATCGACCCAGAATGTTGCTGATACAGTAGAGGGGTCACTGATAGAAAAGGCAGATGCAGACAACTTATTGACCCAAAACATTGCTGATGCAGCAGCAGAGCCACTGATAGAAAAGAAGCCAGATGTGTTTGCTGAGGGCTCATTGGTTAGTTGTACAAAACCATCTCTGTTGGATTGTGGTCTTGGCACAATTCCAGAGTATGGAACTATTGGAGTATGCCATCCTTGTTTCCCGACATCAGCAGACGTTAAACAAGTGCATCAAGCCACACCTGCAATAATCAGAAGTCTGGTAGATGGCAATGCCGCAGCTCTGCATGGTTTGGTTGACACCATGGATCTGGATGTCAAACCTTCTGTGCTTAATTCTGAGAGTAGCTCAGGAGTGCACTTGGGTGGCCATGACAATGGCCATAAGGCTTCTCCACTCTATCCGGTTCAAGTGCAGCATGCTGCAGATATAGATAATGATGAAAAATCCACCAGGTGTGTGCTTCCAAGCACCTCAGGAAGCAAGGGTGGTTATTTGTCATATAAAGGTGACTGTAGAACAAGGAGATTGTTGTCCACCAGGATGAGGAAGGCAGCTCGTAATAAGATGTGTGGAGAGCTGCCCAATAAAG GTAGCAAGTTCTGTGGAAAGAAGATATCCGCTACACGTCGAAGGGCGCAGATGCAACGAATGCTCAAGACAAAAAAAGTAGTTGAATGCTACTCTGCACAGCCATCTGATGAAGGGGTCCTAACTGAaa CCAGTGGGACATCATGCTCCAGGGGAGGTCAGGATCCAACTTGTGCTTCTGAGTCCAGTCAAAGAAAGCCATGTGCTTCTGAGGGCTGTAATG TCAAGTTCATCATCAAGTCTTTCAACATTCCTGAGCTATCAATTGAGGTCCCTGAAAATGCAACAGTTGGTTCATTGAAG AGAATTGTAATGGATGCTGTTACTAGTAAAATTGAAGGCAGCCTCAGTGTCAGTGTGCTACTTCAAGGGAAGATCATTCAAGATGACAATAAGACGCTTCATCAGGCTGGGATTTGCCACGGGGCAAAACCAGATAGCATAGGCTTCACACTGGAATGTGAAGCTAAGCAAGATTCTCGTCCTTCAGGACTAGCACCTGAAGAGATGGACTCCGCTGGTCCATCTGTTGTGAATCCGTTGTCGAA GATAAAGTTTGAACAGCCTTTTATAAGCTGCACTCTGGGTGATTATCCCTATGAAGGGGCTGCGCAAGTCAGGTCAGAAATCTGCCAAGCGATCGTCCCCTATGGGACTTCAAACCCAGATGCGCTGGCCATCGTGCCAGTTGTTCCCAGGTCAAGGCAGAGGGACTTCGGGCAAAGGCGTAAGCGCAGGCCCTTCTCCGTTGCTGAGGTGGAGTTGCTGGTGGAAGCTGTGGAGCTGCTTGGTTTCGGCAG GTGGAAAAACGTCAAGAACCATGCGTTTCGCGACAATGAGGAGAGGACCTACGTCGACCTCAAG GACAAGTGGAAGAACCTGGTGCACACGGCGAGCATCCCCCCGCAGCTCCGGCGGGGGAGGGCGATCCCGCCGCAGGACCTCCTGGACCGCGTGCTGGCGGCGCAGGCCTACTGGACCGTGCACCACGCcaagcgcgacgaggaggaaggCAGAGACTAG